A part of Caretta caretta isolate rCarCar2 chromosome 1, rCarCar1.hap1, whole genome shotgun sequence genomic DNA contains:
- the PKDREJ gene encoding polycystin family receptor for egg jelly, producing MPPLLLPSLLLQLLGHCGPPCLAAAAPPRFQLPPLLVTCSDPHGRVYGRQDNEVWASCLWDGPIELRYRRAPGAASRVQEGETQLPPPPRCRWYRDSAWVQDTSRWSGRAVLGPGLAGGGPAPPWASSHITVQCVSASCAVPTCLHRNLSIQVSGQDVRLFLLWPPEPPILEWQPVQLGWCARLKSSRWPYRFSSRGGSPAALLIPGNQHHKLLPPAAYPRAELHQVCASYYSYRLTVHYTRRGLYIASVSMEQGPRISLSLTLRVEPALLHVLSAHSKLFSLPYQPLNLSWSLQSLGPRTLAYRLLDMQGTGGWSASYNPYALQSNFCADSMSRKASEMVLASIYFHVDGEWFGDLAGELSFSNATLGLTVNSETPTYLTLNAQKTKTGTYIFSHNHGLYYTTQANNASAPDDGFSTHYIFFQQQSLSFLLTIEFVRLQWYKFNMHLYLNRKGALFKSLMDRDIEVHIFNSGPSFLRSLIYIVWFIPVQHPMLQCEWTFNLQLFGSRKEYLIQNNTYIYDDHVRNAAHFVRRSVLPFNPALYTGFVAKVNCTRSGLTPAVLKVTVNTYASKVMESLVSCQKKPCFIERLRIQKPDLVFPIIRTKKGLQLILYAKLQINCTDLVRTEQIWKIYGVQDVMTIPDWTKPLNPPLIWRRQMLILQIPSFSLDYGLYLFNFSVKIIASEGVVEGSDTVFVQIEKSDLVAVIAGGTFRTVGFSDHWTLDGSTSYDPDSLDRLEGLTYSWYCTKHVSDYATMTVSTNGTCHPDQVDLKWIKFSSPTQTVLPETLQGNTMYHFRLVIQKDNRKSYADQTISVRPGSPPVLNVICIENCGKFVIPTDRFTLSGKCLNCRMTSRPVYHWSLFSGSFTEVNFDWASKTSTGKSSAYMSIHALTFMNIADQSYTLLLKITTWGGRSSTYRYSFYVNSPPKIGKCTINPTRGVAFLTKFIVQCSGFSDTNLPLMYKVIAASDLLKSSRITSLEENTLGTIVYFDYQPKTPPSFLPIGIPSKEYTLTIYVQVYDSLGAFSQVTLHTRVQDPAKSRPPDIMLNELLALTSGSSAPMTSLLQIGDYLNVGYLVYMVASILNDIKTAPTIQVSKVEFRESLLNQSLSIPTANVMEVNQVVACISELTQEVTEVNRASQQLAVRKLKEVSEALKRFRDKNLGSEQTELLSTGILTGLSNVLKASLLDLRNVNVHAVKQTFSVMETLSEVVLQGKVPGENETVMEAKSWNIKLKKDEKWDVTNTFSTKKDCRNCFYPTLKQGDHSELPIDAVISTVFYEFEENPFPWLAYRSDIVTTVTGFKMTGTKVNGDIIGIMPAVAEVIIARKDKQSAAFKLTIGPDKTLPKTTGGFSFEVDRNSKDVFIQILTKLKVSFKVFIYLGVNVTHTSPIASFFASHSEPAVASGNKSNNIDCAIKAPYVICLPQSLLRATAPVSGTDKWNISIILQSESIVRSRNNRLVSISLFNAACLDLDGVQSQWKEGTCVLGPLTSWQQVHCICKAKQHTKRTASRTSSSKFNIKFLASKVFVIPNPVDLEKSLLAKIHKNAVTLLTVLFIFLVYFLLALWAMRKDRTDKVSRDKVIVLPDNDPFDKVCYLVTLYTGSRLGAGTTADVFLQLISQNGTSDVHHLRHPTYSSFIRGGTDTFLLTTKNDLGDIYSLRVWHNNGGSSPDWFLSRVKVENMYTKEFWLFICRKWLALDKDDRLLERTFVVTHPRVPLAKMDYFFINIANELMDSHIWLSVFAQVVTGSFNRLQRLSCCLAVLLCTLLINIMFFNADKNKEVVSIHLRYLISIIIGIESALVTIPVQMIITALFKYSQKEPSPRGAAPNHPKESSPFMSGNLRNWKERLQKWYLAEASTQPVSSSSRENSSNAHDSYSLQYFGKKRKQRTPKMWSNCTISEGAANAIAAEEENAADTSTAKVTAQQTQPPNSNFSNNYAEEKDASIQKERKPLNIPLMLFRKRPQITFCWWCVYVSWILVIAVAGVSSFFIVLYGLSYGYKTSLEWLLASIASFFESVLLLQTLKIIVFSALSTVYPKYCENIPWTTRDNFLEIRLDEVTMDADEMRERHYEIIRLRGTKQYQPLEEDEITIMRKREKIKSKAFIFLKDIVSHFVFLTLVLNIAYSTENTNSFYYNQVIHKQFSLKLSNVDKLEHIYLWVKSVFLPLIHNNHQPTFLSDSWSKILGLPRMRQVRAKSTEKKCFYPHSFVNKFVISKSHCLHKYGSDPEERGDYVGSWTKGANRSVTSDTSSYVGFTYQSNRNHWVYYSYGELYTYGPGGYTFYFFPAEQRPNSTKRLDVLQNSNWLDEETWAVIIELTTFNPDVHLFCSIAVIFEVSHFGLINTSLSVHSFTLPIFQQQSRTQIFVFVTVLAFLLIYIMDEIHIIRQERTKYIKNVSNLINFGLKSVFFFFVFLQVIKFKIGADIVKFYLLNPNDFIPFHTVSHVDQTLRITMGFLAFLIVLKTLRYSRFFYDVRLAQRSILAALPGICSMALVVAVYFFVYMAFGYLVFGQHEWNYNNMIHSAQTVFSYCVSAFKDTAFTSNRLLGGLFLASFMLVMICVLINLFQAVIMSAYEDMKQPVYEEPSDEAEVITFLVHKIRRIWYFITCRTPSASDPDLLNSVLYGQAERYSHRHLGLKTKKINGKKMVYLVI from the coding sequence atgcctccgctgctgctccccagcctcctcctgcagctcctgggccacTGCGGCCCCCCGTGCCTGGCTGCTGCGGCCCCCCCACGCTTCCAGCTCCCGCCACTGCTAGTCACCTGCTCGGATCCGCACGGGCGTGTCTATGGGCGCCAGGACAACGAGGTCTGGGCCTCGTGCCTGTGGGATGGCCCCATCGAGCTGCGTTACAGGCGGGCCCCGGGAGCAGCGTCGAGAGTCCAGGAGGGAGAGACACAACTGCCCCCCCCTCCGCGCTGCCGCTGGTACCGGGACTCGGCCTGGGTGCAGGACACCTCTCGCTGGtcaggcagggcagtgctgggtccaggcctggctggggggggccctgCTCCACCCTGGGCCTCAAGCCACATCACGGTGCAGTGTGTGTCGGCCTCGTGCGCCGTGCCTACGTGTCTGCACCGCAACCTGAGCATCCAGGTGTCCGGGCAGGATGTGCGGCTCTTCCTGCTGTGGCCACCCGAACCCCCCATCCTCGAGTGGCAGCCTGTGCAGCTGGGCTGGTGTGCACGCCTCAAGAGCTCACGCTGGCCCTACCGCTTCAGCAGCCGCGGGGGCAGCCCTGCCGCACTCCTCATTCCCGGCAACCAGCACCacaagctgctcccacctgctGCCTACCCAAGAGCTGAATTGCACCAGGTCTGTGCCTCCTACTACAGCTACCGTCTGACCGTGCACTATACCCGCCGCGGTCTCTACATTGCCTCAGTCAGCATGGAGCAGGGGCCTCGGATCAGCCTTAGCCTCACCCTGAGGGTGGAGCCGGCTCTGCTGCATGTCCTCAGTGCCCACTCTAAGCTATTTAGCCTTCCTTACCAgcccctcaatctctcctggAGCCTACAGTCCCTTGGCCCCAGGACACTGGCCTACAGGCTGCTGGACATGCAGGGCACGGGGGGCTGGTCAGCCTCCTACAATCCTTATGCTTTGCAGAGCAACTTCTGTGCTGACTCCATGTCCCGGAAGGCTAGTGAAATGGTGCTGGCCAGCATCTACTTCCATGTTGATGGAGAGTGGTTTGGTGATCTAGCAGGGGAGCTGAGTTTCTCCAATGCTACGCTGGGCCTGACAGTGAACAGTGAAACTCCCACCTACCTCACCCTCAATGCCCAGAAGACCAAGACTGGCACTTACATTTTTAGCCACAACCATGGACTTTATTACACCACCCAAGCAAACAATGCCAGTGCCCCTGATGATGGCTTCAGCACGCATTATATATTCTTCCAGCAGCAGAGCCTTTCCTTCTTGCTCACTATTGAGTTTGTGAGGTTGCAGTGGTACAAGTTCAACATGCACTTGTATCTCAACCGGAAAGGAGCCCTGTTCAAATCGCTAATGGACAGGGATATAGAAGTCCACATTTTCAACAGCGGTCCTTCTTTTTTGCGGAGTTTGATCTACATTGTGTGGTTTATTCCTGTGCAACATCCGATGCTGCAGTGTGAGTGGACCTTCAACTTGCAGTTGTTTGGGTCAAGAAAAGAGTACCTCATCCAGAACAATACTTATATATATGATGATCATGTCAGAAATGCAGCCCACTTTGTCCGTCGCTCTGTTTTACCTTTTAATCCTGCCCTATACACAGGGTTTGTGGCAAAAGTGAATTGTACCAGAAGTGGACTTACACCTGCTGTTTTAAAAGTCACAGTCAACACTTATGCTTCAAAGGTCATGGAGTCACTGGTGTCTTGTCAGAAAAAACCTTGTTTCATAGAGCGTTTGAGAATCCAGAAGCCTGATCTTGTTTTCCCCATCATACGTACTAAAAAAGGGTTACAACTTATCCTGTATGCCAAGTTGCAAATAAACTGCACAGATCTTGTACGTACTGAACAAATCTGGAAAATCTATGGTGTTCAAGATGTCATGACTATTCCAGACTGGACAAAACCTTTAAATCCACCCCTCATCTGGAGAAGACAGATGCTCATTTTACAAATTCCCAGCTTTAGTTTAGATTATGGCTTGTATCTGTTTAATTTCTCTGTTAAAATAATTGCATCTGAGGGTGTTGTGGAAGGCTCAGATACAGTTTTTGTTCAGATTGAGAAGAGTGACCTGGTGGCAGTCATTGCTGGAGGCACCTTCCGGACAGTGGGTTTTTCTGATCATTGGACTCTGGATGGATCTACCTCCTATGATCCTGATTCACTGGACCGATTAGAGGGGCTCACATATTCGTGGTACTGTACAAAACATGTATCAGATTACGCAACCATGACAGTGAGTACAAATGGGACTTGTCATCCAGACCAGGTAGATTTGAAATGGATAAAGTTTTCTAGTCCTACTCAGACTGTTTTGCCAGAAACCCTTCAAGGAAATACTATGTATCATTTTCGTTTGGTCATTCAAAAGGATAACAGAAAGAGTTATGCTGACCAAACCATAAGTGTGCGGCCTGGATCTCCACCTGTTCTGAATGTTATATGCATTGAAAATTGTGGTAAATTTGTAATTCCAACAGATAGATTTACATTGTCTGGAAAATGCCTAAACTGTAGAATGACTAGTCGACCAGTCTATCACTGGTCacttttttcaggaagtttcacTGAAGTAAACTTTGATTGGGCTTCCAAAACTTCAACAGGGAAGTCTAGTGCATACATGTCTATACATGCTTTGACTTTTATGAATATTGCAGACCAGTCATACACTCTTCTCCTAAAAATAACCACTTGGGGTGGTAGGTCATCAACCTACAGGTACTCATTTTATGTAAATTCTCCACCTAAGATTGGAAAGTGTACCATCAATCCAACCAGGGGTGTTGCATTCCTGACAAAATTCATTGTTCAGTGTAGTGGATTTTCAGATACAAATTTACCTCTTATGTATAAAGTAATAGCAGCCTCAGATTTATTGAAAAGCAGTAGAATAACTTCGTTAGAGGAGAATACATTGGGGACAATAGTGTATTTTGACTATCAGCCTAAAACTCCTCCATCTTTTCTCCCCATTGGTATACCATCTAAGGAGTATACTTTGACAATCTATGTTCAAGTGTATGATTCCCTTGGGGCATTTTCCCAAGTAACTTTACATACAAGAGTGCAGGATCCAGCCAAAAGTAGACCACCAGATATTATGCTTAATGAACTGCTTGCTTTAACCAGTGGATCAAGTGCACCAATGACATCTTTGCTTCAAATTGGAGATTATTTAAATGTAGGCTATTTGGTTTATATGGTGGCCTCAATTTTAAATGATATTAAAACTGCACCAACTATCCAGGTGTCTAAAGTTGAATTTAGGGAAAGCCTTCTTAATCAGTCTTTGAGTATTCCTACTGCTAACGTAATGGAAGTAAATCAAGTAGTTGCTTGTATTTCTGAATTAACACAGGAAGTCACTGAAGTAAATAGAGCGTCACAACAGCTAGCTGTTCGAAAACTGAAAGAAGTGAGTGAAGCACTAAAAAGGTTCAGGGATAAAAACCTTGGGTCTGAACAAACAGAGCTTCTGAGCACTGGTATACTAACAGGCCTGTCCAATGTCCTGAAAGCTTCTCTTTTAGACCTCAGGAATGTCAATGTGCACGCAGTTAAACAAACCTTCTCTGTCATGGAGACTTTATCAGAAGTAGTCTTACAAGGCAAAGTCCCTGGAGAAAATGAAACTGTAATGGAGGCCAAAAGCTGGaacattaagttaaaaaaagatgaaaagtGGGATGTCACAAATACTTTCTCCACCAAAAAAGACTGCAGGAATTGCTTTTATCCAACACTGAAGCAGGGGGATCATTCAGAATTGCCAATAGATGCTGTGATTTCCACTGTATTTTATGAGTTTGAAGAGAACCCCTTCCCTTGGTTGGCATATAGGTCAGATATTGTAACAACAGTGACTGGGTTCAAAATGACAGGAACCAAGGTGAATGGTGACATAATAGGGATCATGCCTGCAGTAGCAGAAGTGATTATTGCTAGAAAAGACAAGCAGTCTGCAGCTTTTAAATTGACAATAGGGCCTGATAAAACCCTCCCAAAAACAACTGGAGGATTTAGTTTTGAAGTGGACAGAAACTCCAAGGATGTATTTATCCAGATTTTGACTAAATTAAAAGTTTCTTTCAAGGTATTTATATACTTAGGTGTTAATGTCACCCACACCTCTCCTATAGCTTCTTTTTTTGCTTCTCACAGTGAGCCTGCAGTTGCAAGTGGGAATAAGTCAAATAACATAGATTGTGCAATTAAGGCTCCATATGTTATCTGTCTCCCACAGTCACTGCTGAGGGCCACAGCCCCAGTCAGTGGGACAGATAAATGGAACATCTCCATTATCTTGCAATCAGAATCCATTGTAAGATCCAGAAACAACAGATTGGTGAGCATATCCCTTTTTAATGCTGCCTGCTTAGACCTAGATGGAGTGCAGAGTCAGTGGAAAGAAGGTACATGCGTTCTTGGCCCTCTTACCAGCTGGCAACAGGTACATTGCATCTGCAAGGCGAAGCAGCACACCAAGAGAACAGCAAGCCGCACCAGTTCCTCCAAATTCAATATCAAGTTCTTGGCCTCCAAAGTATTTGTGATCCCCAACCCAGTTGATCTGGAAAAATCCCTTTTagcaaaaatacacaaaaacGCAGTGACCCTCTTAAcagtgcttttcatttttttagtCTATTTTCTCCTAGCTCTCTGGGCCATGAGAAAAGACCGGACTGATAAAGTTAGCAGGGACAAAGTTATAGTCCTGCCAGACAATGACCCCTTTGATAAAGTGTGCTACTTGGTCACTTTATACACAGGCAGTCGCTTGGGAGCTGGAACCACAGCAGACGTGTTTCTCCAACTCATAAGCCAAAATGGCACCAGTGACGTGCATCACTTACGGCACCCAACTTATTCATCATTCATTCGAGGAGGCACTGATACTTTTCTGCTAACTACCAAGAATGATTTAGGAGACATTTATTCCCTTAGGGTCTGGCACAATAACGGAGGTTCTTCTCCTGACTGGTTCTTAAGTAGAGTAAAAGTTGAAAATATGTACACTAAAGAGTTCTGGCTGTTTATTTGCAGGAAATGGCTTGCTCTTGACAAGGATGATCGCTTACTAGAAAGGACATTTGTTGTTACACACCCAAGAGTACCTTTGGCCAAAATGGactatttttttataaatattgcCAATGAACTCATGGATAGTCACATATGGTTATCTGTTTTTGCTCAGGTTGTCACTGGCTCTTTCAACAGACTCCAAAGATTGTCTTGCTGTTTAGCAGTACTATTGTGCACCCTGCTTATTAACATTATGTTCTTTAATGCCGACAAGAATAAAGAAGTTGTTTCAATACACTTACGATATTTGATATCAATAATAATAGGAATTGAAAGTGCTTTGGTTACCATCCCTGTGCAAATGATTATAACTGCCTTGTTTAAGTATTCACAGAAGGAGCCTTCTCCACGTGGTGCAGCTCCAAATCACCCAAAGGAAAGTTCACCCTTCATGTCTGGAAACCTTAGGAACTGGAAGGAACGCCTGCAAAAATGGTACCTTGCAGAAGCTTCGACACAACCTGTGAGTAGCAGTTCTCGAGAGAACTCTTCCAATGCCCATGATTCATATAGCTTGCAGTATTTTggtaagaaaagaaaacaaagaacaccAAAAATGTGGAGTAATTGCACAATCTCTGAGGGTGCTGCAAATGCAATTGCAGCAGAGGAGGAAAATGCAGCTGATACTTCAACTGCAAAGGTTACAGCGCAACAGACCCAACCGCCGAATTCCAATTTCAGTAATAATTACGCAGAAGAAAAGGATGCCAgtattcagaaagaaagaaaaccactAAACATCCCCCTCATGCTCTTTCGCAAAAGGCCACAGATAACTTTTTGTTGGTGGTGTGTCTATGTCTCTTGGATATTGGTCATAGCTGTAGCGGGGGTGTCATCGTTTTTCATCGTATTATATGGTCTGTCCTATGGCTACAAAACATCATTAGAGTGGCTGTTAGCATCAATAGCCTCATTTTTTGAGAGTGTGCTTCTTCTTCAAACCCTAAAAATCATCGTTTTCTCAGCCCTGAGTACAGTTTATCCAAAGTACTGTGAAAACATCCCATGGACAACCAGGGATAATTTCCTTGAGATTAGGTTGGATGAAGTTACTATGGATGCAGATGAGATGAGAGAGAGGCACTATGAAATTATCAGACTCAGAGGCACTAAGCAGTATCAGCCCTTAGAAGAGGATGAAATCACAATCatgaggaaaagagagaaaattaaaagCAAAGCTTTCATCTTCCTAAAGGACATTGTCAGTCACTTTGTCTTTTTAACCCTAGTATTAAACATTGCCTACTCTACAGAAAACACCAACAGCTTTTACTACAATCAAGTTATTCATAAACAATTCTCTCTCAAGCTCTCCAACGTGGATAAACTAGAACACATTTACCTGTGGGTGAAGAGTGTCTTTTTGCCTTTGATCCACAATAACCACCAACCAACTTTTCTTTCTGACAGCTGGTCCAAAATCCTAGGTTTGCCAAGGATGAGGCAAGTAAGGGCAAAAAGTACTGAGAAAAAATGTTTCTATCCTCACAGCTTTGTAAATAAATTTGTGATCAGTAAAAGCCATTGTCTTCATAAATATGGCAGTGACCCTGAAGAGAGAGGTGACTATGTTGGGTCCTGGACAAAGGGTGCCAACAGATCCGTTACTAGTGACACCAGCAGCTATGTAGGGTTTACGTACCAGTCAAACAGAAATCACTGGGTGTATTACTCATATGGAGAATTATACACATATGGACCAGGAGGATACACTTTTTACTTCTTCCCTGCAGAACAGCGGCCTAATTCAACAAAAAGGCTGGATGTTTTACAAAACAGCAATTGGCTTGATGAAGAGACATGGGCTGTGATTATTGAACTAACTACATTTAACCCAGATGTACATTTATTTTGCAGCATCGCGGTCATATTTGAAGTTTCTCATTTTGGACTTATAAACACAAGCTTGTCAGTACATTCTTTCACGCTCCCAATTTTCCAGCAGCAAAGCAGAACACAAATTTTTGTGTTTGTAACTGTTCTTGCTTTTCTCCTCATTTATATCATGGATGAAATTCACATCATACGCCAAGAAAGGACAaagtatattaaaaatgtttccaaCTTAATCAATTTTGGTCTAAAGTCagtgtttttcttctttgtttttctgCAAGTCATCAAATTTAAGATCGGGGCTGATATAGTAAAGTTTTACTTACTTAATCCAAATGATTTCATTCCTTTCCATACAGTTTCTCATGTAGATCAGACCTTGAGGATAACAATGGGCTTTTTGGCATTTCTCATAGTTTTGAAAACTCTCAGGTATTCCAGATTCTTTTATGATGTGCGCCTGGCACAAAGATCCATCTTGGCAGCTCTTCCTGGAATCTGTTCTATGGCACTTGTGGTGGCAGTGTACTTTTTTGTATACATGGCTTTTGGCTACCTAGTGTTTGGCCAACATGAATGGAATTATAATAATATGATTCATTCAGCTCAGACTGTCTTCTCCTATTGTGTTTCAGCTTTTAAGGACACTGCTTTTACATCCAACCGGTTGCTGGGTGGTCTTTTCCTAGCCTCTTTTATGCTGGTGATGATCTGTGTCTTGATCAATTTATTTCAAGCTGTGATTATGTCTGCCTATGAGGATATGAAACAACCTGTATATGAAGAACCATCTGATGAAGCAGAGGTGATTACTTTTCTAGTTCATAAGATAAGAAGGATATGGTATTTTATCACCTGTAGGACACCATCAGCAAGTGATCCAGATCTTTTAAATAGCGTACTGTATGGGCAAGCTGAGAGGTATAGCCACCGACACTTAGGGCTaaagaccaaaaaaataaatggcaAGAAAATGGTTTATCTTGTCATATGA